Proteins from one Hoplias malabaricus isolate fHopMal1 chromosome 2, fHopMal1.hap1, whole genome shotgun sequence genomic window:
- the rabl6a gene encoding rab-like protein 6 isoform X3, translating into MFTALKKLVGSEAGQFRERNIPAGLQSMNQSLQRRFAKGVQYNMKIVIRGDRNTGKSALWHRLQGKKFIEEYIPTQEIQVTSIHWNYKTTDDVVKVEVWDVVDKGKGKRRGENLKLENEPQESETEMALDAEFLDVYKNCNGVIMMFDITKQWTFNYILRELPKVPTHVPVCVLGNQRDMGEHRVILPDDIRDFINSLNRPPGSSYIHYAESSMKNGFGLKYLHRFFNIPFLQLQRETLLRQLETNQLDIDATLEELNVQQETEDQNYDIFMEMMEARKAYGSPAPSNSQSPSSGSQSPIVLPGAASPSSSSPSTPQAPLPPQPQVNPLPVPQITQSPLQSSAPPVPKSNPPTQSEPSIAPNLAQAVPPAQKRGFMSRLFGSSTPEVPPDKSETAASEAPKPLGKVQNVEDFVPEVGMDRSFLEDSGEATKSKKKTSTAAHAQDSDSDAEGRSGNPLVSGFQDDLDPDDQGPSHMIKAAAPSSGITLTSDEEDEGKPTSSTTHNKDLSLDRKGFTVNSTKQQWTKTKPTERPHSLKTSTHPPVQQHSHNASGAIEAESSDSDVEGPESQQILSFVMDDPDFESKGLDVTTTNKN; encoded by the exons ATGTTCACTGCACTGAAGAAGCTGGTCGGATCTGAAGCTGGGCAGTTCCGTGAGAGGAACATTCCTGCCGGTCTACAGTCCATGAACCAGAGTCTACAGAGGCGCTTTGCCAAGGGTGTCCAATACAACA TGAAAATAGTGATCCGTGGAGACAGGAACACTGGGAAGAGTGCTCTGTGGCATCGTCTCCAGGGGAAGAAATTTATTGAGGAGTACATCCCCACACAAGAGATTCAGGTCACAAGCATTCACTGGAACTACAAAA CGACAGATGATGTGGTGAAAGTGGAAGTTTGGGATGTAGTAGACAAAG GGAAGGGTAAAAGACGTGGAGAGAATTTGAAGCTGGAAAATGAACCTCAGGAG tcagagacagagatggCCCTAGATGCGGAGTTCCTGGATGTTTATAAGAACTGCAATGGGGTGATCATGATGTTTGACATAACTAAGCAATG GACATTCAACTACATTCTGAGAGAGCTGCCCAAGGTTCCCACacatgtgcctgtgtgtgtgctagGAAACCAGCGAGACATGGGTGAACATCGGGTCATTCTCCCTGATGACATCAGAGACTTCATCAACAGCCTCAACAG ACCTCCCGGCTCCTCCTACATTCATTATGCAGAGTCGTCCATGAAGAATGGCTTCGGTCTTAAATACTTGCATCGCTTTTTCAACATTCCCTTTCTACAGTTGCAG AGAGAGACACTGTTACGGCAACTGGAGACCAATCAGCTTGACATTGATGCAACCCTTGAGGAGCTTAATGTTCAGCAGGAGACGGAGGACCAGAACTATGACAT ttttatggagATGATGGAGGCACGTAAAGCCTATGGTTCTCCAGCTCCTTCTAACAGCCAGAGCCCTTCCTCTGGATCTCAGTCCCCCATCGTTTTGCCTGGTGCTGCGTCCCCCAGTAGCTCCAGCCCCAGTACTCCTCAAGCCCCTCTTCCTCCACAGCCCCAAGTCAATCCACTCCCGGTCCCCCAGATCACACAGTCCCCACTACAGTCCTCAGCACCTCCAGTGCCCAAGAGCAACCCACCCACACAATCTGAACCCTCCATTGCTCCCAATCTAGCCCAAGCTGTTCCTCCTGCTCAAAAACGAGGCTTTATGTCCCGCCTGTTTGGCTCCTCAACACCCGAGGTTCCACCAGACAAATCAG AAACAGCAGCCAGTGAAGCCCCTAAGCCCTTGGGTAAGGTGCAGAATGTGGAAGATTTTGTTCCAGAAGTTGGGATGGATCGAAGCTTTCTGGAGGACAGTGGAGAAGCAACAAAATCCAAGAAAAAAACTTCAACTGCAGCTCATGCCCAGGATAGCGACAG TGATGCAGAGGGAAGAAGTGGGAATCCACTGGTGTCTGGTTTCCAGGATGATTTGGACCCAGACGATCAAGGACCTTCCCACATGATTAAAGCAGCAGCCCCAAGCTCAGGCATCACTCTGACCAGCGATGAAGAAGATGAGGGGAAGCCCACATCCTCTACAACTCATAATAAGGACCTCAGCCTTGACAGAAAAGG attcacAGTGAACTCAACCAAACAGCAGTGGACCAAAACTAAGCCCACTGAAAGACCCCACAGTTTGAAAACTTCAACTCATCCTCCAGTGCAGCAGCACAGTCATAACGCAAGTGGTGCCATCGAGGCAGAATCTTCCGATTCTGATGTAGAGGGCCCAGAGTCTCAGCAAATACTTTCTTTTGTTATGGATGATCCAGACTTCGAGAGCAAGGGACTTGATGTTACTACAACAAATAAG AACTGA
- the rabl6a gene encoding rab-like protein 6 isoform X1: MFTALKKLVGSEAGQFRERNIPAGLQSMNQSLQRRFAKGVQYNMKIVIRGDRNTGKSALWHRLQGKKFIEEYIPTQEIQVTSIHWNYKTTDDVVKVEVWDVVDKGKGKRRGENLKLENEPQESETEMALDAEFLDVYKNCNGVIMMFDITKQWTFNYILRELPKVPTHVPVCVLGNQRDMGEHRVILPDDIRDFINSLNRPPGSSYIHYAESSMKNGFGLKYLHRFFNIPFLQLQRETLLRQLETNQLDIDATLEELNVQQETEDQNYDIFMEMMEARKAYGSPAPSNSQSPSSGSQSPIVLPGAASPSSSSPSTPQAPLPPQPQVNPLPVPQITQSPLQSSAPPVPKSNPPTQSEPSIAPNLAQAVPPAQKRGFMSRLFGSSTPEVPPDKSETAASEAPKPLGKVQNVEDFVPEVGMDRSFLEDSGEATKSKKKTSTAAHAQDSDSDAEGRSGNPLVSGFQDDLDPDDQGPSHMIKAAAPSSGITLTSDEEDEGKPTSSTTHNKDLSLDRKGFTVNSTKQQWTKTKPTERPHSLKTSTHPPVQQHSHNASGAIEAESSDSDVEGPESQQILSFVMDDPDFESKGLDVTTTNKQSFPARVDISEKSDDGFLPGLAVLPKIAPSPFPLNSDIDLFDLGFEDTTPKVKDSSEDQEDNDSRHSSKDKKKKKKKVKEEEEKSSKRRHKHKKKEKEESGTGDEKEKKKRKSKSKKSGNVDDLEAFLSGGNIEGGDYEEL, encoded by the exons ATGTTCACTGCACTGAAGAAGCTGGTCGGATCTGAAGCTGGGCAGTTCCGTGAGAGGAACATTCCTGCCGGTCTACAGTCCATGAACCAGAGTCTACAGAGGCGCTTTGCCAAGGGTGTCCAATACAACA TGAAAATAGTGATCCGTGGAGACAGGAACACTGGGAAGAGTGCTCTGTGGCATCGTCTCCAGGGGAAGAAATTTATTGAGGAGTACATCCCCACACAAGAGATTCAGGTCACAAGCATTCACTGGAACTACAAAA CGACAGATGATGTGGTGAAAGTGGAAGTTTGGGATGTAGTAGACAAAG GGAAGGGTAAAAGACGTGGAGAGAATTTGAAGCTGGAAAATGAACCTCAGGAG tcagagacagagatggCCCTAGATGCGGAGTTCCTGGATGTTTATAAGAACTGCAATGGGGTGATCATGATGTTTGACATAACTAAGCAATG GACATTCAACTACATTCTGAGAGAGCTGCCCAAGGTTCCCACacatgtgcctgtgtgtgtgctagGAAACCAGCGAGACATGGGTGAACATCGGGTCATTCTCCCTGATGACATCAGAGACTTCATCAACAGCCTCAACAG ACCTCCCGGCTCCTCCTACATTCATTATGCAGAGTCGTCCATGAAGAATGGCTTCGGTCTTAAATACTTGCATCGCTTTTTCAACATTCCCTTTCTACAGTTGCAG AGAGAGACACTGTTACGGCAACTGGAGACCAATCAGCTTGACATTGATGCAACCCTTGAGGAGCTTAATGTTCAGCAGGAGACGGAGGACCAGAACTATGACAT ttttatggagATGATGGAGGCACGTAAAGCCTATGGTTCTCCAGCTCCTTCTAACAGCCAGAGCCCTTCCTCTGGATCTCAGTCCCCCATCGTTTTGCCTGGTGCTGCGTCCCCCAGTAGCTCCAGCCCCAGTACTCCTCAAGCCCCTCTTCCTCCACAGCCCCAAGTCAATCCACTCCCGGTCCCCCAGATCACACAGTCCCCACTACAGTCCTCAGCACCTCCAGTGCCCAAGAGCAACCCACCCACACAATCTGAACCCTCCATTGCTCCCAATCTAGCCCAAGCTGTTCCTCCTGCTCAAAAACGAGGCTTTATGTCCCGCCTGTTTGGCTCCTCAACACCCGAGGTTCCACCAGACAAATCAG AAACAGCAGCCAGTGAAGCCCCTAAGCCCTTGGGTAAGGTGCAGAATGTGGAAGATTTTGTTCCAGAAGTTGGGATGGATCGAAGCTTTCTGGAGGACAGTGGAGAAGCAACAAAATCCAAGAAAAAAACTTCAACTGCAGCTCATGCCCAGGATAGCGACAG TGATGCAGAGGGAAGAAGTGGGAATCCACTGGTGTCTGGTTTCCAGGATGATTTGGACCCAGACGATCAAGGACCTTCCCACATGATTAAAGCAGCAGCCCCAAGCTCAGGCATCACTCTGACCAGCGATGAAGAAGATGAGGGGAAGCCCACATCCTCTACAACTCATAATAAGGACCTCAGCCTTGACAGAAAAGG attcacAGTGAACTCAACCAAACAGCAGTGGACCAAAACTAAGCCCACTGAAAGACCCCACAGTTTGAAAACTTCAACTCATCCTCCAGTGCAGCAGCACAGTCATAACGCAAGTGGTGCCATCGAGGCAGAATCTTCCGATTCTGATGTAGAGGGCCCAGAGTCTCAGCAAATACTTTCTTTTGTTATGGATGATCCAGACTTCGAGAGCAAGGGACTTGATGTTACTACAACAAATAAG CAGTCTTTTCCAGCCCGAGTTGACATATCAGAGAAATCTGATGATGGTTTTTTACCTGGGCTCGCTGTTCTGCCGAAAATCGCTCCTTCCCCTTTTCCCCTCAACAGTGACATTGACCTTTTTGATCTGGGCTTTGAGGACACTACACCTAAAGTAAAAGACAGCAGTGAAGACCAGGAAG ACAATGACAGCAGGCACTCTTCAAaggacaagaagaagaagaaaaagaaagtaaagGAG GAGGAAGAGAAAAGCAGTAAAAGACGGCACAAAcacaagaaaaaggaaaaagaggagTCTGGGACCGGGgatgagaaagagaagaagaagaggaaatccAAAAGCAAGAAATCTGGAAACGTGGATGATCTGGAGGCTTTCCTTTCAGGGGGAaatattgagggaggagactATGAGGAACTGTAG
- the rabl6a gene encoding rab-like protein 6 isoform X2: protein MFTALKKLVGSEAGQFRERNIPAGLQSMNQSLQRRFAKGVQYNMKIVIRGDRNTGKSALWHRLQGKKFIEEYIPTQEIQVTSIHWNYKTTDDVVKVEVWDVVDKGKGKRRGENLKLENEPQESETEMALDAEFLDVYKNCNGVIMMFDITKQWTFNYILRELPKVPTHVPVCVLGNQRDMGEHRVILPDDIRDFINSLNRPPGSSYIHYAESSMKNGFGLKYLHRFFNIPFLQLQRETLLRQLETNQLDIDATLEELNVQQETEDQNYDIFMEMMEARKAYGSPAPSNSQSPSSGSQSPIVLPGAASPSSSSPSTPQAPLPPQPQVNPLPVPQITQSPLQSSAPPVPKSNPPTQSEPSIAPNLAQAVPPAQKRGFMSRLFGSSTPEVPPDKSETAASEAPKPLGKVQNVEDFVPEVGMDRSFLEDSGEATKSKKKTSTAAHAQDSDSDAEGRSGNPLVSGFQDDLDPDDQGPSHMIKAAAPSSGITLTSDEEDEGKPTSSTTHNKDLSLDRKGFTVNSTKQQWTKTKPTERPHSLKTSTHPPVQQHSHNASGAIEAESSDSDVEGPESQQILSFVMDDPDFESKGLDVTTTNKSFPARVDISEKSDDGFLPGLAVLPKIAPSPFPLNSDIDLFDLGFEDTTPKVKDSSEDQEDNDSRHSSKDKKKKKKKVKEEEEKSSKRRHKHKKKEKEESGTGDEKEKKKRKSKSKKSGNVDDLEAFLSGGNIEGGDYEEL, encoded by the exons ATGTTCACTGCACTGAAGAAGCTGGTCGGATCTGAAGCTGGGCAGTTCCGTGAGAGGAACATTCCTGCCGGTCTACAGTCCATGAACCAGAGTCTACAGAGGCGCTTTGCCAAGGGTGTCCAATACAACA TGAAAATAGTGATCCGTGGAGACAGGAACACTGGGAAGAGTGCTCTGTGGCATCGTCTCCAGGGGAAGAAATTTATTGAGGAGTACATCCCCACACAAGAGATTCAGGTCACAAGCATTCACTGGAACTACAAAA CGACAGATGATGTGGTGAAAGTGGAAGTTTGGGATGTAGTAGACAAAG GGAAGGGTAAAAGACGTGGAGAGAATTTGAAGCTGGAAAATGAACCTCAGGAG tcagagacagagatggCCCTAGATGCGGAGTTCCTGGATGTTTATAAGAACTGCAATGGGGTGATCATGATGTTTGACATAACTAAGCAATG GACATTCAACTACATTCTGAGAGAGCTGCCCAAGGTTCCCACacatgtgcctgtgtgtgtgctagGAAACCAGCGAGACATGGGTGAACATCGGGTCATTCTCCCTGATGACATCAGAGACTTCATCAACAGCCTCAACAG ACCTCCCGGCTCCTCCTACATTCATTATGCAGAGTCGTCCATGAAGAATGGCTTCGGTCTTAAATACTTGCATCGCTTTTTCAACATTCCCTTTCTACAGTTGCAG AGAGAGACACTGTTACGGCAACTGGAGACCAATCAGCTTGACATTGATGCAACCCTTGAGGAGCTTAATGTTCAGCAGGAGACGGAGGACCAGAACTATGACAT ttttatggagATGATGGAGGCACGTAAAGCCTATGGTTCTCCAGCTCCTTCTAACAGCCAGAGCCCTTCCTCTGGATCTCAGTCCCCCATCGTTTTGCCTGGTGCTGCGTCCCCCAGTAGCTCCAGCCCCAGTACTCCTCAAGCCCCTCTTCCTCCACAGCCCCAAGTCAATCCACTCCCGGTCCCCCAGATCACACAGTCCCCACTACAGTCCTCAGCACCTCCAGTGCCCAAGAGCAACCCACCCACACAATCTGAACCCTCCATTGCTCCCAATCTAGCCCAAGCTGTTCCTCCTGCTCAAAAACGAGGCTTTATGTCCCGCCTGTTTGGCTCCTCAACACCCGAGGTTCCACCAGACAAATCAG AAACAGCAGCCAGTGAAGCCCCTAAGCCCTTGGGTAAGGTGCAGAATGTGGAAGATTTTGTTCCAGAAGTTGGGATGGATCGAAGCTTTCTGGAGGACAGTGGAGAAGCAACAAAATCCAAGAAAAAAACTTCAACTGCAGCTCATGCCCAGGATAGCGACAG TGATGCAGAGGGAAGAAGTGGGAATCCACTGGTGTCTGGTTTCCAGGATGATTTGGACCCAGACGATCAAGGACCTTCCCACATGATTAAAGCAGCAGCCCCAAGCTCAGGCATCACTCTGACCAGCGATGAAGAAGATGAGGGGAAGCCCACATCCTCTACAACTCATAATAAGGACCTCAGCCTTGACAGAAAAGG attcacAGTGAACTCAACCAAACAGCAGTGGACCAAAACTAAGCCCACTGAAAGACCCCACAGTTTGAAAACTTCAACTCATCCTCCAGTGCAGCAGCACAGTCATAACGCAAGTGGTGCCATCGAGGCAGAATCTTCCGATTCTGATGTAGAGGGCCCAGAGTCTCAGCAAATACTTTCTTTTGTTATGGATGATCCAGACTTCGAGAGCAAGGGACTTGATGTTACTACAACAAATAAG TCTTTTCCAGCCCGAGTTGACATATCAGAGAAATCTGATGATGGTTTTTTACCTGGGCTCGCTGTTCTGCCGAAAATCGCTCCTTCCCCTTTTCCCCTCAACAGTGACATTGACCTTTTTGATCTGGGCTTTGAGGACACTACACCTAAAGTAAAAGACAGCAGTGAAGACCAGGAAG ACAATGACAGCAGGCACTCTTCAAaggacaagaagaagaagaaaaagaaagtaaagGAG GAGGAAGAGAAAAGCAGTAAAAGACGGCACAAAcacaagaaaaaggaaaaagaggagTCTGGGACCGGGgatgagaaagagaagaagaagaggaaatccAAAAGCAAGAAATCTGGAAACGTGGATGATCTGGAGGCTTTCCTTTCAGGGGGAaatattgagggaggagactATGAGGAACTGTAG